Genomic window (Phragmites australis chromosome 5, lpPhrAust1.1, whole genome shotgun sequence):
TTTTTCACAAAAAATGAAATTTCAAACTTAGTTCTCTAATGGTTGTTATTAACTTTTGTGATGGTCCTCAGAACATCGCAGAGTCGCACAATATATCGGAAAAGAAAGTACACAACGGTACAAAGGCAAAACTTCTTTATCTTACCTGCTGGAACTACTTTTACTCAACGGTATTTGACATTTCTGCCATTcttaaaaatacattttctgGTTGCAAATGCAGGCTGTGAACAAGGTTCTTTCACTGGATCAACAGGCATTCCCCTCCTTAAATAGCTTACCTGGCGACACACTCCATAGTGTAAGTTGTTATTCAACAGGTTTAAAAGTTTAAACACTGTTCTGTCTTTTTTTCTTGCTATATGCCATAAATTAACTTTCCTCCCCTTCCCCACCCTCATATTCAGTATATAGAGGATCAAAACGTCGCAAATAATCAGTGGCACGGATTTGAGGAGGGGTATCTCAAAGGTACGCATACTAATGTTCTTCTGAAGAGAATTCCTTATACTTTTGGGCAAGGATCTGAGTATTCACAGAGAAATACATAGTTTTGTTTCTGGCCTACCTAACAAATTAAAGAAGGTCATTCTAAGACATTTCCAGatcttttttaacataaatattcaGCTGATGCCAGGAGGAAGTCAACAATCTTATAAATTCTAATGAGCGTGAGAGGGACATTATTCAAGGACACTTCCAAATCTGTTTTAACATAAATATCATTAAGGCGATCCAGCAAAAAAGAGAGGCAGTTTTTTTCTTGGAAGCTTCACAAATTTTCtgtaatatatgtatatgtaatgTATCATTTAGCACCTCAATGAGTAGAGCAACAACATTTATGCCCTGGATCTGTATTCTTCTCAAGTTACATAAAAGCAAATGCTTACAAGATTACGAGGCCTACAACCAGAGGTTTGCCTTTCATGtgtctgattttttttgaagGAAACGTGTCCGAAATGTGGTAGCAGATATGCGGCACTTGCAAGTTTTTTTAGAAGCTTGACATGATAGAGCTCAAGAGAAATTTCTGAACACTTTGGGAAAGCTCCTGCAAAGGGATGGCATATGGCCTGTAGTTTGAATCAAGGCAATTATGCAATTATGTGTTTTATTCCTTTCATTTGATGTATTATGTTTTTCCTTTCATttgttgtattttgtttttcctttctgCTAGCTTTCTCAACCAATTCACTCATGTACAACATGTATACGCTCCTATGGTGAAAGAACATCACATGTTTCAACCAATTATCAATATTATCTTGTAAAAATATTCGGCTCTGATTGTAACACACAGGTATTTATCTATATATTTAAAATTCCATAACAAGAAAAATTTCCTTTTTCATTATATTAAATCTTCCGAAACTCATTTCTCCTCCGTTTTAACTTTAGTTTTGACAAATTTTTcaccaaaatttatctaaattcgAACCCTACCTATTatcatcaatttcataatttagGATTTTTTGCATTTTCGTTGGTATTTATTTGCATTTGTTCGTTTTTTCACGTTAGAGAACAGAGGgttcgaggaggaagaggaggaggaaccggGAGTGTAGGATTTCAAGCATGACCCTATCGAGAACTTCAACGAAGATAAGTTCTAatctgtttttcttttatttataatttttttatatccgTAGCAACGCACGGGCAAATAATCTATATTTAAACTTTTAATTATGGATATGGCTTGATCGGTCTTTTATTTTTCATAACAGTGTTTGTGTCGGCACCTAACTTTAATTTTTGAAAAAGCTGTACATatattaaatacatattttaGTAGTTCGTACGAATTTTTACGGACGGGCAAAATACTAGTTTATTTAGAATCTCCTACGGCTGCCCTTCTTGGCCACGCCTGTCTCACGAGTCCAAATCGACTCATCTGCTccgctcctcctctctccccttGTCTTCTTGAGccctgcactgcactgcacccTTCTCACTCCTCAGGAATCACCAAGGTGAGCTCCGATCTTGGCCTTAATGGCTTTGCTGCAGCTGAGAAGCTGATTTATTCATTTGCCTTCTTTGGCTGTTATCGGGGCCCTCCCTTCAGCTTGGAAATCTCACCTGCAAGCTTCGTTTTCTGATCCAGTTCGGCTACCTCAGTATCTCAGCTAGCCCGCAGGTCAGCAATGGCGCTGGATGATCCGGTTGTTTCTGCTCAGTGGCTGCACCAGCACTTGGGGCTACCCGATGTCAaggtgaaaaaatattattctTTTTGCGAACATTCTAGATGTAATATTCTGTTCTTGGTTTCTTATCCTGTTATCCCCATGTAAGTAGAATGTGGAAAATGGTTTGTCAGTAAATGGTTTGTCAGTGGAGCAATTGTGATTGTCTACCAATTTGATTTTACTTCCTTGCATATTTCGTGTTCTTATTTTGCCCAAAGAGAATTAGAGGGCTGCAAAAGGTTATGTTTTGTAACATTTGTCTACTTGTTCTATAGGTATTGGACGCTTCCTGGTACATGCCAGAAGAGAATAGGGATCCATGGCAAGAATACCAGGTTTTCAGCATCAGTTGTACCGTGCTTTTGTTCCCCTTTTGTGACAACTTTCTTGAAGCTGAAGTATTCCTATGTACTTAGGCGGCTCGTATCCCTGGCACGCTGTTCTTCGACCTAGACGGCATAATTGATCGGAAAAATGATGTGAGAAATGTTTCTGGATATACTTTCCATCCTTgtttttgttcaattgagtAGAAAAGCAGCATGGTTTCCTTTTTGGGGGTAATTGATATACCCTTATAGGCAAACCTTATGTATTTAAATTTTGCCATCAGTTGAATCGTGTTCTTTCAGATTTGTGAATATCATGTATGTTTACTCCGTGAATCGTTTGTTTTCCAGTTACCGCACATGTTGCCATCAAAAGAGGCTTTTGCAGCAGCAGTTTCTGCACTTGATATTAGAAATCAGGATAAAGTTATTGTTTATGATGGAAAGGGGTTCTTCAGTGCGCCTCGTGTTTGGTGGTAAGCAGAATGTTTGGATCCACTTCACCAAAATGATGAAACTGACTGAAATTTGGTATTGCAGTTGATCTGTTGATATGCATgtggttaaaaataattttgatagATCAAGAACCACCATTATGTTTTCTTATGTTAGTTTACTAGCTATCTTGCTCTCGTTGGTGAACTTATTATTTTCCAATTTCCAAAGCAGTGCAACCTATGCATTAATTAAACCATGTTTTGATCATACAATAAAAGCATGAGATTCACATGGAGTGAGAGAAAAAATGCGGCTAGCGGTTGGCTATCACGAGGAAAGTAGGAAACAGTGTTTTGCATCAATTTTGAACACTGGACCTTAATGGTTTATCAATTTTGGGTGTGCTGCAGAAAGCACAGCATCAGACCCAAACCCTTGCAGTATATCATGCATAAATGACATGCAAaagatgataacatttatgcaCACTTTATTACCATCAACAGGATGTTTAGAGTTTTTGGACACGATAACGTTTGGGTGTTAGATGGAGGTTTACCTCAGTGGCGAGCTTCTGGGTTCGATCTTGAAAGAAACAGCTCTGAAGATGCAATTCTGAAATCCAAAGCTGCTAATAATGCTGTCGAAATGGTTTACAATGGTGAACTGGTAAGTAAGCTATAAAGGTGCTTTACACATGATTACTAAAAAATCTTTCTATTATTGAATAATTATTGTTTCATTCTTTGCAGGCAAATACAATCACATTTCAGGCTGAATTTCAGCCTCAGCTATTCTGGACACTAGACAAGGCTAGATCCCTTTTCTCTACCTGAAAATTTTAGACTTGTATGTAGACTATGAAGATTGAAAGGTTCTGCTGTCTTGTTTTTTGCATGGCTCCTCAACTCAATGTTATGTGTAATTGTTTAATCTTCCTAAGAAacaatatttcaaaaaaatgagaagaaaatgaTTCAGAAACGGGATAAACTACCTTTTGCCTATTTCTCCCTTACAGTGTAAAAAAGAGAAACGTTTCTCTAGTTTTGGATTCGAATCACTTGCCAAAAGCACCGTTTGGTAGGGATTCCACTGGTTCTGACCAGAATTCGAAACGTTTCTCccatccaaacaggccctaagtcTTTGACTATTCCCGTGTTCAttgagttgtttgattcatgCAACAGGTCACACATAATGTAGCTGTTCCAACTTACCAACAAATTGATGCCCGAGCAAAGGGCAGGTAATATCTCCTACCTTTTACTCTTTGATTACTCAGATCAACGGATTGCAGAAGTTTTGACGATAATTAAATGTAGCATACAAAATTCTTACAAAATTAGTTTGATAAAGAAAGTATTCATATATCAAGTAAATATGATTATCTACCTCATCCTATGGGTTCAGAGGGATCACATTAAACCATTATCTGTAGTACTGCAAAGACGTTTCACTTTTTGTCTATCTGTTTATTCTAAAGACAAGTTAAGTTTAAATTTTCAAGCAAATATGATGATTTACATCGTCTTATGAGTTCAGAATGATTATATTAAACAGTTATTTGTAGTACTGCAAAGGGGTTTCACCTTTGTCTATCTGTTTATTCTCAAAACAAGTTTAACCTACTATGTTCACTGCATTGCTACATGATGCCATAGGTTGTTGTCAATCCCCCCTTGGATTCACAGATTTGTTGTCAATCCCCCCTCTTATTGTTGTGCTACTGACTTCTAATTCACAGATTTGATGGTGTAGCACCAGAACCACGAAAAGGAGTAAGAAGTGGACATATACCAGGAAGCTTAAGTTTACCATTCCCTGAGGTGGGTATAATGCAAATATTCAATGCATCACATTCACATGATGCTTGGATAACCATGAATTGCTAAGGAATGACGTTGTTGAACTTGTCCCAGATGTTTGATGCTGCACCAAAGCTTCTCCCTGCAGATGAGCTGCGTAAAAAGTTTCAGCAAGCAGGTCTGAATTCTGGTGCAGTTCACTGTTCTAGTCTAAAACTTGTAATTTTGCCATGGCATTTGGcaagaaagaaagcaaacaaTTTTTCCAAAGTACAAAATATGAGAAGCAGAACAACAGCATCGATAATTTAACTATGTAGATCACTTAGAAAGTAAATTTTCTTAGAACTATCATATATGTACATCAAATCTGAAAAGTTCACCAAGATTTAACCGTAGGAGCACTTTATTTGATGTTTCTTCAGGGATTTCCATCGATCACCCAATTGTTGTCACTTGTGGATCTGGTGTAACTGCCTGCATACTTGCTCTGGTCTGTAGATCTTTCCTGTTCTTAGACTTTACCATGTGTTTCTAAAGCAATCCCTAACAAATAACAATATCTCATTACAGGGGCTCTACAGAATTGGGAAGCATGATGTTCCAGTTTATGATGGATCTTGGACAGAATGGGAAGCACAGCCAGATTCTGATTACCCAAAAGTTACTGCCACTGCTTCTTAAAAACACCAATTCTGATTAATACAACTATTGCATCCTGGAGCAATCAGTTTAGATTGTTAGCAAGATGACATTTCTGTGTGACAACCGTTgcacttaaaccaaggtgaagCTTACAGGGATATGAAATGCCCATTATGCTTCATGGTGTACTGTGAACGATAGAGATATTGAGAGTATACATACAGGAACAGATATGGCACTGTTGCCAATTTCTTATCACCATATTGTCAACATCATATCCAACTTATGACTGACAATGTAAAAAGCGTTATTTGAACTGCTTTTAGACTTGAAAACAATGCTAAACATCTGAAGTGATTTTATTTGATAATTGCAAACCGTGTATTGAACAGATTACCATGCTGGCAACAGTGCAACCAAATGAGTAAAGCACAACAAGTTCTATTCTGCGACCTCATACTAACAACGCCGTGATGGCCAAGGCATGGGAATTTCATCTCAAACAGTTGGCTTCTTTCTGTAGCTCGAGGAACTCAAACTTGAAAAGTGATTGCTTGTGTTCGAGTAATTGATACTAAGAGTGACTTCAGTACAGAAAATAGATCTGTCTGCTCTCCAGTACATGTAAGTTGTAATCAAAAGACGCCATCTGCTACAATAAGACCATTACTGTACTAAAAATATTTAAGGCTAAGGAGAATTACAGAGTGCTTGTGATGTCGAAGAAAATATGGTACCTTTAGAGCTTATACATTTTCACTTATTGTACATCTAAAACAACTGTTGCATTTCATCCGATGCTCCATTCAGATAGATTTTAACTTACTCTCATAATGGGGCGGGAAGCCAGGAACTGATGAAATGAACCAAGCCATCCAGCATGTAGTTGTCTTTGCACCTAATCTGCAATAGGTATTCTGCCTTCCGTATTTTTGCTGCCAAACCTTCGGACCATGCGCAAGTTGTAGTCCTGCATGATGCTACAAACAAGAGTGAAACCTGATGCTCCCAAGCAAATTGGACCAAAGTGACCATATAACAATGGCTTAGAATTATCAGTGAATTTGACAGCAGCCACACCAGATGTCGAATCAGCAAGCACAGGTCTCCTCTTGGTGCACTTCTGTGATTCCAAAAGTGTAGTCTTGATCACTGAACATTGTGGATTCTACAGCATTCGTTCCAAGGTCATCAGCTACCATAAAGGCACGAACACCATCCTTGTGATCTACCCAGCTGTATCCACGACCTTTCACAACTCCACGACTACTCATCAGTGCCCTAACAGCCGATGCATCACCATGTCTGCCCAAGGAAGCATATATGTTTGATAGAAGCACATAAGGTGATGGATTCTTTGGGTCAAGGCGGAACAGATGCTTCGCCGCACATTCCCCCAATTCAGCATTGTCGTGTACCACACAAGCAGCAAGCAGAACTTCCCACACTATAGGATCATCTTTGTATGGCATTTTATCTATTAGGGACTCCACTTCAACAAGACGACCAGCTCGCCCCAGTGCATCTATGAGACAAGTGTAGTGCTCAGCCAATGGAGTAACCCCATAGCCGCTCTCCATGGAATTAAAGAATGTAATGGCTTTATCAACCAGCCCAGAGTGACTACACCCCGTTAGGACAGCAATGAAAGTCACACTGTCTGGCTTCTGTTTTGTGGTTAACATATACTCAAACAACTCGACAGCTTTATCTCCACAACCATTCTGAGCATATCCATGTATAATCTCATTCCATGCAACTATGTTCTTCATCATCATGCAGTCAAAGAAAAGGCGTGCATCATCCATGTTGCCACATTTCGCATACATATCGATCAGGGCACTGCCAACATAGACATTCTGATCATAACCATCTTTTACAACCTGTCCATGTGTCTGCCTACCTTGAGGTATCAAAGACGATCTAGCACATGAATTGATCATACTAGCATAGGAGGATTCTGTGGGGAACATCCCATTTTCCCTCATCTGCTTGAAGAAATCAAAGGCCTCTTTATTCAAAGAATGAATAGCCAAACCTGAGATCATGGAATTCCAACACACCACGTCTCTCTCGGTCATCCTGTCGAAAATGATCCGAGCAATACCAACCTCATCACATTTTGAATACATATCCACCAGACCACTAGCGACAAACATGTCATCATGAAGCAATAATCTTACTGAAGCAGAATGCACTTGCTTGCCCAGTTCCAAAATTCCTAATCTAGAGCATGAACTGAGGATCACAGCCAAAGCTGTCCGGTCAGGCTGCACATTTTGATGTTGCATCCTCCTAAACAACTCGATCGTGTCTTGATGCAGTTCCTCCTGGCAGTAGCCAGATAACAGAGTGTTCCATGTAGTCACACTTGGCTTCGATATTTTGTCAAACATTGCACGAGCAAACAGGACATCCCTCGCCTTAATACAAGAAGCAAGCATGTTACTGTAAGTGACCTCATTGGGCTCAAAACCTGACTCTTGCATAAGGTCCAGCACTTCCATGGCCTTCTGATAGCAACCCACCTGACCATATCCAGTTATAAGGATGTTCCAAGAAACAATACTGACGCTGGGCATCGTCTCAAAGGCTTTCATGGCCTCGTCCATCTCCATGCATTTTGCGTACATATCGATCAATGAGTTCCCCACGTGCTGGTCTGATCCAAACCCTTTCCTGACCACCAACGCATGGATGGACTGTCCAAGCCGAATTGCACGACCGGCGTTGTACTCACCAGCGCAAGCTTGTGCGCACGCGCCAAGAACACTGGAGACAGCCACCGGATCAACACGAACCCCGCTCCGGCTCATACGCTCGAACAGCCTCAGCGCGTCATCGACGGAGCCGCTCTGTGCCAGCCCTCCCATCATCGCCGTGAAGGACACCTCGTTCGGGTGAGCCATCCCGTCGAACAGCCTGACCGCATCGGCGACGCTCCCGCACTTGGTGTACATGCCGAGGAGCGCGTTCTCGACGAACTGGTTCCCATCAAGCCCGACCTTGACGGCGAGCCCGTGGCAGCGCCTCCCGTCCTCGAGCGCGGCCACGGCGCCGCACGCGCTCAGCACGCTGGCGAGCGTGAAGTGCGTCGGCGCGAGGCCCTCCTGTAACATCCCTTGGTACAGCCCCAGCGCATCCCCGGGGCGCTCAGACCGCGCGATTGCGCTGATGACGGTGTTCCAGGAGACGGCGTTCCGTTCTGGCATTCCGCCGAGCAGGACCCGGGCGTCGGCGAGGTCCCCCGCGCGGCACGCCGCGGAGATCGCGGCGTTGTAGGAGTAGATGTTGGGGTTGGGCAGCGAGCGGAAGGCGCGGAGCGCGTGGCATGGGAGGCCGGAGAGGGAGTAGAGCTCGACGAGGCGGTTGAGGAGGAAGGTGTCGGCGTcgaggccggcggcgaggacgcGCGCGTGCGCGGCCTTCGCGTGGGTGCGGCTGGGCTTggggccgccgccgctccgctTGATGCAGGCCTGCAGCACCGCGGCGAGCTGGGCCGCCAGGTTCGCCATCTCAGCGGGAACGCGTCGTAATCGCACCGGAAATTTTGCTCTGTGTCATTTGCTGCAGGGcacgatatttttttattgtaatacACACCTTAtctattataataatattatcgATCTAGATAGCAGAGAAAATCGTTATGAAAAGATGAGAATACCCTTTTTGCTGGTTAAGGAGTCGGACCGTTCGCGGTTTGATTCCACCTCATACTCTTGGATCGTACTATTGTCATCCTCTCCCCGTACCTCCCCACCTCGATCAGTGATGGCGAGCAAGCACTGATGAAGGCAACACTGATGGCCTCCTTCTCCCAATCATCTGCATCGAGTTCGTTCTTATCCCACTCGATAACGCCGACGCACTCTAGGGACCGCACCAAAACAGATGCGCCTCTAGTCCCTGCTCCTATTGCAAGACGTCTGTGGTGGAGTAGACCACCTTGATGCATCAGAATCATGAGAGGAAGTTCCATAGATACAACAAGTTGTAACATGTAAATAATGGCCATCAATTTATGGATTTATCCAATTTGGGGTTTTTTGAAGATTAGGGTTTCAGTATTTAGGGATTTAGAGGCTAAATCAATGGATTCTTTCCATTGTGGACTCCGAAAGCTTACAAATTTTTCATGTGGCAAGATGAGTACACAGTTTAGTTGTTCAAGAGGGGTACATGTGTGTTCTAGAAGAGGGTAAAGATCATGGTGAAGGCCACGCTAGATGAAGTGAAGGCATGCATGGGTGAGATGAAGCCTGCAATGTTAGCACTGAATAGTGATATCAAAGTGATACATACTGAGTTGAAGGCCTTAATGGTGAACAAAAAATTTGGCGTGATCGAGGGGAAGATGGTAGCGGTGTCTATGTACGTCgctctatttctttttttttttgctagtgtTGTTTTGATGCAGTAGGCTAGGACCTCGATTTGTGGATGTTTTGTTTGGCAGATATGTGCCAATATGTAATGGTTGTTGATGAAGAATTAGTTATGTAATGTTCTAACTTATCTATTGGTATGTAATAACTTTAAATATTCTAACTCTGTTCATGCAATGAAATGCTGGTCAAAAACTTCAAAACTTCAAATGTTATGCatcacaaaagaaaatgatGACAAAATGGGATAAAAAGGTCCATGCATTCAACAAGAGCGGTTCAAGCATTGGCTCGACCTGCTTGTCGTTCAACTCGGTTGGGTATGAGTGTGACTCGAATGTAGTTAAGGGGTACCTAGTGTCATTTTCACAACGATTTTCTCTCCTCTTCAGGCCGACAATACTATTATAATGAGTGCAGTGTGTGGTAGAAGATTATCACTGTTGACCAGTGTCCAatagcaaaataaaaaaaaaaatcgtgccTTGCAACAAATGCCACACTTCAAGCGTGTCCAAGAGCAAAATTTACGCACGCGTGCACCATTTATACTGCTCGAGATATTAAAATTGCCAGGGTTGCGAGATGAGTGTTCAATTTGGGCCTGGAGATGCTTGTAATTAGGGGCTACATAACTGGGCCGACCGACAACGCTATGCTAATGTGGCGACTTCCTATTTGACAGATTTCTCTTTAAAATAGGGACAACGCTATGCTaatgttcaaatttgaactcgTTTAGTTACTACGAGAGGGTTTCTTTGAGATGGTGGCGGATGTATAGACAAATAAAACTAAAGGTGAAACTCTAATGGAGAAATGGAAGGCCAAAATATGTAGATTAAGATAGTTCCTTAGAGGCTAGGCCAAGAACATTAGTGGGGCAtataagaaagagaaaaaggaattgtTAAACAAATTAGAGGAATTGgataaaaaaaagtgaaaacCATGGCATTAACATGGTTATTCGATCAATAGAGGGGATTGTAATACTAAGTATTTTTAGTTGGTTGCAAATGGGGAATTTAGGAAGACCAAAATATTGCAGATGGAACAAGAGGAAGGGATAATTCATGGAGATTACGACTTTTTGGACAACTGGATAATAGTCAATTTTCAATGATTGAGACTAATCGGGATGTCATTCCTCAAGTTTTTGAATTCGGAAATGAAATGCTAACTGAAATTTTCGAAATGCTAACTGAAATTTTCTTAGAAAGGATCTTAGAGAGATAATTTTCCAAATAGAACACAACAAGGCAACGAGGCTGAATGGCTTTCCAGCTAAATTCTATCATGTCTTTTGGGAA
Coding sequences:
- the LOC133918422 gene encoding thiosulfate/3-mercaptopyruvate sulfurtransferase 1, mitochondrial-like, translated to MALDDPVVSAQWLHQHLGLPDVKVLDASWYMPEENRDPWQEYQAARIPGTLFFDLDGIIDRKNDLPHMLPSKEAFAAAVSALDIRNQDKVIVYDGKGFFSAPRVWWMFRVFGHDNVWVLDGGLPQWRASGFDLERNSSEDAILKSKAANNAVEMVYNGELANTITFQAEFQPQLFWTLDKVTHNVAVPTYQQIDARAKGRFDGVAPEPRKGVRSGHIPGSLSLPFPEMFDAAPKLLPADELRKKFQQAGISIDHPIVVTCGSGVTACILALGLYRIGKHDVPVYDGSWTEWEAQPDSDYPKVTATAS
- the LOC133918421 gene encoding pentatricopeptide repeat-containing protein At4g20770 — translated: MANLAAQLAAVLQACIKRSGGGPKPSRTHAKAAHARVLAAGLDADTFLLNRLVELYSLSGLPCHALRAFRSLPNPNIYSYNAAISAACRAGDLADARVLLGGMPERNAVSWNTVISAIARSERPGDALGLYQGMLQEGLAPTHFTLASVLSACGAVAALEDGRRCHGLAVKVGLDGNQFVENALLGMYTKCGSVADAVRLFDGMAHPNEVSFTAMMGGLAQSGSVDDALRLFERMSRSGVRVDPVAVSSVLGACAQACAGEYNAGRAIRLGQSIHALVVRKGFGSDQHVGNSLIDMYAKCMEMDEAMKAFETMPSVSIVSWNILITGYGQVGCYQKAMEVLDLMQESGFEPNEVTYSNMLASCIKARDVLFARAMFDKISKPSVTTWNTLLSGYCQEELHQDTIELFRRMQHQNVQPDRTALAVILSSCSRLGILELGKQVHSASVRLLLHDDMFVASGLVDMYSKCDEVGIARIIFDRMTERDVVCWNSMISGLAIHSLNKEAFDFFKQMRENGMFPTESSYASMINSCARSSLIPQGRQTHGQVVKDGYDQNVYVGSALIDMYAKCGNMDDARLFFDCMMMKNIVAWNEIIHGYAQNGCGDKAVELFEYMLTTKQKPDSVTFIAVLTGCSHSGLVDKAITFFNSMESGYGVTPLAEHYTCLIDALGRAGRLVEVESLIDKMPYKDDPIVWEVLLAACVVHDNAELGECAAKHLFRLDPKNPSPYVLLSNIYASLGRHGDASAVRALMSSRGVVKGRGYSWVDHKDGVRAFMVADDLGTNAVESTMFSDQDYTFGITEVHQEETCAC